From Synchiropus splendidus isolate RoL2022-P1 chromosome 10, RoL_Sspl_1.0, whole genome shotgun sequence, the proteins below share one genomic window:
- the LOC128765815 gene encoding NLR family CARD domain-containing protein 3-like isoform X5, with translation MEVSENTVPSRWVSKMAAAGRCSRSFHRPAGVGRQKEAHSSKAPLVEDHDSQTRDERSKPLSSDAGGRTHGFGHAPSCESLKSHRSKGILYDFRGGQEHQRRGRTYQEKAEEVEISCQSLKSDQSMFRPFDFKGGQASPGERKDQLLSDDLCLHFVQQHRADLDSTLQLLEVIAMILLKKELKRVQRFFGPDEPKYQDDEKEQFKCEEEKMKGNREAFLKIFMNILRTIKEEELADVLWSRSLAAECGGRLKRRLKEQFHSVSEGVAKAGNSAPLNQIYTELYITEGGTDQVNQEHEVQQIEAATRNQTRAGTTIRPEDLFKASPDTDQPIRSLLTKGVAGIGKTLLTQKLTLDWAEDKAHQNFQLVFPFTFRELNLLKEKKLSLMELVHRFFPETKDSGLNDFEGVQVLFILDGLDECRLPLDFNSRVLTEATESTSVDVLLTNLIRGKLLPSAQLWITTRPAAANQIPPECVDMVTEVRGFTDLQKKEYFRKRFRDEEHTTIISHIRSSRSLYIMCHIPIFCWITARVLEDMLKSRETVELPITLTEMYIHFLVVQAKVKKLKYHGGTGTDTVWDPESRKMIESLGKLAFEQLQRGNLIFYESDLTECGIDITAAAVYSGVFTQIFREERGLYQDKVFCFAHLSLQEFLAALHVHLKFINSGVNLLDLEQTIILSKVFGDKRHMRQFYQRAINEAVESPNGHLDLFLRFLLGLSLQTSQRLLPGLLTQTGSSSWTHQDTAELVKKKISENVSPDRIINLFHCLSEVKDTSLVEEVHQQLRSGALSTGQLSPAQWSTLAFILLSSEGDLDVFDLKKYSGSEEVLERLLAVVQASKEVLLKACHLSGRSGSLLSSVLSSPSACLTQLDLSENILKDPGVELLTAGLKSPHCHLQTLRLSGCHLSERSGSLLSSVLSSPSSSLTQLDLTRNKLKDSGVELLCAGLKSPHCHLQTLSLRGCFLSERSGSLLSSVLSSPSSRLTQLDLSYNFNLKDPGVELLSAGLKSPHCHLETLSLSWCSISEGGCATLASALTSNPSHLRELDLSYNHPGGAGLELLSAGLESPDWRLETLRLDGGRSEMSEISSDDVLPSTLTGPRHSSLAPPAVQQQQHGGTSDGGSGLS, from the exons ATGGAAGTCAGTGAAAACACCGTTCCATCCCGGTGGGTTTCTAAGATGGCGGCCGCCGGAAGGTGTTCTCGAAGCTTCCACCGCCCCGCTG GTGTGGGCAGACAGAAGGAAGCTCATTCCTCTAAAGCCCCTCTAGTTGAGGACCATGACAGCCAGACCAGAGATGAGAG ATCAAAGCCACTCTCATCAGATGCTGGTGGAAGAACACATGGATTTGGACATGCTCCCAGCTGTGAGTCTCTGAAGAGTCATCGGTCTAAGGGCATACTTTATGACTTCAGAGGAGgtcaggagcatcagaggaggGGCAG GACTTATCAAGAGAAGGCAGAAGAGGTGGAAATCAGTTGtcagtctctgaagagtgaccaGTCGATGTTTCGTCCTTTTGATTTCAAGGGTGGACAAGCGTCTCCAGGAGAGAG AAAGGATCAGCTGCTCTCAGATGATCTCTGCCTCCACTTTGTCCAGCAGCATCGGGCAGATCTGGACTCCACGCTTCAG TTGCTTGAGGTGATTGCCATGATCCTGCTGAAGAAAGAACTGAAGAGAGTCCAAAGGTTCTTCGGTCCAGATGAGCCGAAGTACCAGGATGATGAGAAAGAGCAGTTTaagtgtgaagaagagaaaatgaaGGGCAACAGAGAAGCTTTCTTGAAGATCTTCATGAACATCCTGAGGACTAtaaaggaggaggagcttgctgATGTTCTAtggagca GAAGTCTTGCTGCAGAGTGTGGaggacgactgaagaggaggctgaaggagcagttccacagtgtgtctgagggggtggctaaagcaggaaactctgcccctctcaatcagatctacacagagctctacatcactgaggggggcacagaccaggtcaaccaggagcacgaggtccaacagatcgaagcagcaaccaggaaccagaccagagcaggaactaccatcagaccagaagacctctttaaagcctcgcCTGACACAGACcaaccaatcaggagcctgctgacgaagggcgtggctggcattgggaagaccctcctgacacagaagctgactctggactgggctgaagacaaagcccaccagaacttccagctggtgtttcctttcaccttcagagagctgaacctgctgaaagagaagaagttgagtttgatggaacttgttcatcgcttctttcctgaaaccaaagactcaggactcaacgattttgaaggagtccaggttctgttcatcttggacggtctggacgagtgtcgactccctctggacttcaacagtcgggtcctgacagaagctacagagtccacctcagtagacgtcctgctgaccaacctcatcagggggaagctgcttccctcagctcagctctggatcaccacacgacctgcagcagccaatcagatccctcctgagtgtgtggacatggtgacagaggtcagagggttcactgacctccagaagaaggagtacttcaggaagaggttcagagatgaggagcataccaccatcatctctcacatcaggagctcacgaagcctctacatcatgtgtcacatccccatcttctgctggatcactgccagggttctggaggacatgttgaagagcagagagaccgtaGAGCTGCCCAtaaccctgactgagatgtacatccacttcctggtggttcaggccaaagtcaagaagctcaagtaccatggaggaactgggacagacacagtttgggatcctgagagtaggaagatgattgagtctctgggaaaactggcttttgagcagctgcagagaggaaacttgatcttctatgaatcagacctcacagagtgtggcatcgacatcacagctgctgcagtttactcaggagtcttcacacagatcttcagagaggagagaggactgtaccaggacaaggtcttctgcttcgcccacctgagtctccaggagtttctggctgctcttcatgtccacctgaagttcatcaactctggagtcaatcTGCTCGATTTAGAACAAACTATTATCCTGTCAAAAGTCTTTGGAGACAAACGTCACATGAGACAGTTCTACCAGAGGGCAATcaatgaagctgtagaaagtccaaatggacatctggacttgttcctgcgtttccttctgggtctttctctgcagaccagccagaggctccttccaggtttgttgacacagacaggaagtagctcctggacccatcaggacaCGGCAGAGCTTGtcaagaagaagataagtgagAATGTGTCTCCAGACAGAATCATCAATctcttccactgtctgagtgaagtgaaggacacttctctagtggaggAGGTCCATCAGCAGCTGCGATCAGGAGCTCTCTCCACAGgtcaactgtctcctgctcagtggtccaccctggccttcatcttactgtcctcagagggaGATCTGGACGTTTTTGACTTGAAGAAATACTCTGGTTCAGAGGAggttcttgagaggctgctggctgtggtccaagcttcaaaaGAAGTTCT actgaaaGCCTGTCACCTCTCAGGGAGAAgcggttcccttctgtcctcagtcctcagctctccgtctgcttgtctgacacaactggacctgagtgagaacatcctgaaggatccaggagtggagctgctgactGCTGGattgaagagtccacactgtcacctgcagACTCTCAG GCTGAGTGGGTgtcatctgtcagagagaagtggttcccttctgtcctcagtcctcagctctccgtcttctagtctgacacaactggacctgaccCGCAACAAGCTGAAGGattcaggagtggagctgctgtgtgctggactgaagagtccacactgtcaccttcagactctcag cctgagagggtgtttcctgtcagagagaagcggttcccttctgtcctcagtcctcagctctccgtcctctcgtctgacacaactggacctgagttaCAACTTcaacctgaaggatccaggagtggagctgctgtctgctggactgaagagtccacactgtcacctggagactctcag TCTGTCATGGTGTAGCATCTCAGAGGGAGGCTGTGCtactctggcctcagctctgacctctaacccctcccatctgagagagctggacctgagctacaaccatccaggaggagcaggactggagctgctgtctgctggactggagagtccagactggaggctggagactctcag GCTTGATGGAGGTAGATCAGAGATGTCTGAGATCTCAAGTGATGATGT acttCCGTCTACTCtcactggacccagacacagctcactggcgcctcctgctgtccaacaacaacagcatggtGGAACTAGTGACGGAGGATCAGGATTATCTTGA
- the LOC128765815 gene encoding NLR family CARD domain-containing protein 3-like isoform X4: MEVSENTVPSRWVSKMAAAGRCSRSFHRPAGVGRQKEAHSSKAPLVEDHDSQTRDERSKPLSSDAGGRTHGFGHAPSCESLKSHRSKGILYDFRGGQEHQRRGRTYQEKAEEVEISCQSLKSDQSMFRPFDFKGGQASPGERKDQLLSDDLCLHFVQQHRADLDSTLQLLEVIAMILLKKELKRVQRFFGPDEPKYQDDEKEQFKCEEEKMKGNREAFLKIFMNILRTIKEEELADVLWSRSLAAECGGRLKRRLKEQFHSVSEGVAKAGNSAPLNQIYTELYITEGGTDQVNQEHEVQQIEAATRNQTRAGTTIRPEDLFKASPDTDQPIRSLLTKGVAGIGKTLLTQKLTLDWAEDKAHQNFQLVFPFTFRELNLLKEKKLSLMELVHRFFPETKDSGLNDFEGVQVLFILDGLDECRLPLDFNSRVLTEATESTSVDVLLTNLIRGKLLPSAQLWITTRPAAANQIPPECVDMVTEVRGFTDLQKKEYFRKRFRDEEHTTIISHIRSSRSLYIMCHIPIFCWITARVLEDMLKSRETVELPITLTEMYIHFLVVQAKVKKLKYHGGTGTDTVWDPESRKMIESLGKLAFEQLQRGNLIFYESDLTECGIDITAAAVYSGVFTQIFREERGLYQDKVFCFAHLSLQEFLAALHVHLKFINSGVNLLDLEQTIILSKVFGDKRHMRQFYQRAINEAVESPNGHLDLFLRFLLGLSLQTSQRLLPGLLTQTGSSSWTHQDTAELVKKKISENVSPDRIINLFHCLSEVKDTSLVEEVHQQLRSGALSTGQLSPAQWSTLAFILLSSEGDLDVFDLKKYSGSEEVLERLLAVVQASKEVLLKACHLSGRSGSLLSSVLSSPSACLTQLDLSENILKDPGVELLTAGLKSPHCHLQTLRLSGCHLSERSGSLLSSVLSSPSSSLTQLDLTRNKLKDSGVELLCAGLKSPHCHLQTLSLRGCFLSERSGSLLSSVLSSPSSRLTQLDLSYNFNLKDPGVELLSAGLKSPHCHLETLSLSWCSISEGGCATLASALTSNPSHLRELDLSYNHPGGAGLELLSAGLESPDWRLETLRLDGGRSEMSEISSDDVTTCECSELPQVCLLTRTITTGRELRCSRFLHRVSSRSWQSRCSEIHNGWRYSLLIQGTVSGCCLRISFIAQTVESFVVAPASSTF, encoded by the exons ATGGAAGTCAGTGAAAACACCGTTCCATCCCGGTGGGTTTCTAAGATGGCGGCCGCCGGAAGGTGTTCTCGAAGCTTCCACCGCCCCGCTG GTGTGGGCAGACAGAAGGAAGCTCATTCCTCTAAAGCCCCTCTAGTTGAGGACCATGACAGCCAGACCAGAGATGAGAG ATCAAAGCCACTCTCATCAGATGCTGGTGGAAGAACACATGGATTTGGACATGCTCCCAGCTGTGAGTCTCTGAAGAGTCATCGGTCTAAGGGCATACTTTATGACTTCAGAGGAGgtcaggagcatcagaggaggGGCAG GACTTATCAAGAGAAGGCAGAAGAGGTGGAAATCAGTTGtcagtctctgaagagtgaccaGTCGATGTTTCGTCCTTTTGATTTCAAGGGTGGACAAGCGTCTCCAGGAGAGAG AAAGGATCAGCTGCTCTCAGATGATCTCTGCCTCCACTTTGTCCAGCAGCATCGGGCAGATCTGGACTCCACGCTTCAG TTGCTTGAGGTGATTGCCATGATCCTGCTGAAGAAAGAACTGAAGAGAGTCCAAAGGTTCTTCGGTCCAGATGAGCCGAAGTACCAGGATGATGAGAAAGAGCAGTTTaagtgtgaagaagagaaaatgaaGGGCAACAGAGAAGCTTTCTTGAAGATCTTCATGAACATCCTGAGGACTAtaaaggaggaggagcttgctgATGTTCTAtggagca GAAGTCTTGCTGCAGAGTGTGGaggacgactgaagaggaggctgaaggagcagttccacagtgtgtctgagggggtggctaaagcaggaaactctgcccctctcaatcagatctacacagagctctacatcactgaggggggcacagaccaggtcaaccaggagcacgaggtccaacagatcgaagcagcaaccaggaaccagaccagagcaggaactaccatcagaccagaagacctctttaaagcctcgcCTGACACAGACcaaccaatcaggagcctgctgacgaagggcgtggctggcattgggaagaccctcctgacacagaagctgactctggactgggctgaagacaaagcccaccagaacttccagctggtgtttcctttcaccttcagagagctgaacctgctgaaagagaagaagttgagtttgatggaacttgttcatcgcttctttcctgaaaccaaagactcaggactcaacgattttgaaggagtccaggttctgttcatcttggacggtctggacgagtgtcgactccctctggacttcaacagtcgggtcctgacagaagctacagagtccacctcagtagacgtcctgctgaccaacctcatcagggggaagctgcttccctcagctcagctctggatcaccacacgacctgcagcagccaatcagatccctcctgagtgtgtggacatggtgacagaggtcagagggttcactgacctccagaagaaggagtacttcaggaagaggttcagagatgaggagcataccaccatcatctctcacatcaggagctcacgaagcctctacatcatgtgtcacatccccatcttctgctggatcactgccagggttctggaggacatgttgaagagcagagagaccgtaGAGCTGCCCAtaaccctgactgagatgtacatccacttcctggtggttcaggccaaagtcaagaagctcaagtaccatggaggaactgggacagacacagtttgggatcctgagagtaggaagatgattgagtctctgggaaaactggcttttgagcagctgcagagaggaaacttgatcttctatgaatcagacctcacagagtgtggcatcgacatcacagctgctgcagtttactcaggagtcttcacacagatcttcagagaggagagaggactgtaccaggacaaggtcttctgcttcgcccacctgagtctccaggagtttctggctgctcttcatgtccacctgaagttcatcaactctggagtcaatcTGCTCGATTTAGAACAAACTATTATCCTGTCAAAAGTCTTTGGAGACAAACGTCACATGAGACAGTTCTACCAGAGGGCAATcaatgaagctgtagaaagtccaaatggacatctggacttgttcctgcgtttccttctgggtctttctctgcagaccagccagaggctccttccaggtttgttgacacagacaggaagtagctcctggacccatcaggacaCGGCAGAGCTTGtcaagaagaagataagtgagAATGTGTCTCCAGACAGAATCATCAATctcttccactgtctgagtgaagtgaaggacacttctctagtggaggAGGTCCATCAGCAGCTGCGATCAGGAGCTCTCTCCACAGgtcaactgtctcctgctcagtggtccaccctggccttcatcttactgtcctcagagggaGATCTGGACGTTTTTGACTTGAAGAAATACTCTGGTTCAGAGGAggttcttgagaggctgctggctgtggtccaagcttcaaaaGAAGTTCT actgaaaGCCTGTCACCTCTCAGGGAGAAgcggttcccttctgtcctcagtcctcagctctccgtctgcttgtctgacacaactggacctgagtgagaacatcctgaaggatccaggagtggagctgctgactGCTGGattgaagagtccacactgtcacctgcagACTCTCAG GCTGAGTGGGTgtcatctgtcagagagaagtggttcccttctgtcctcagtcctcagctctccgtcttctagtctgacacaactggacctgaccCGCAACAAGCTGAAGGattcaggagtggagctgctgtgtgctggactgaagagtccacactgtcaccttcagactctcag cctgagagggtgtttcctgtcagagagaagcggttcccttctgtcctcagtcctcagctctccgtcctctcgtctgacacaactggacctgagttaCAACTTcaacctgaaggatccaggagtggagctgctgtctgctggactgaagagtccacactgtcacctggagactctcag TCTGTCATGGTGTAGCATCTCAGAGGGAGGCTGTGCtactctggcctcagctctgacctctaacccctcccatctgagagagctggacctgagctacaaccatccaggaggagcaggactggagctgctgtctgctggactggagagtccagactggaggctggagactctcag GCTTGATGGAGGTAGATCAGAGATGTCTGAGATCTCAAGTGATGATGT GACGACCTGTGAGTGCTCTGAACTGCCGCAGGTTTGTCTGCTGACGAGAACGATAACAACCGGGCGGGAGCTTCGCTGCAGCAGGTTCCTCCACAGAGTGAGCAGCAGGTCCTGGCAGTCTCGCTGCTCAGAGATCCACAATGG atggcgctattCCCTCTTAATTCAAGGCACGGTCTCTGGATGCTGcctcagaatcagctttattgcacag ACTGTAGAGAGTTTTGTTGTGGCCCCTGCCAGCAG CACCTTCTGA
- the LOC128765815 gene encoding NLR family CARD domain-containing protein 3-like isoform X3, with amino-acid sequence MEVSENTVPSRWVSKMAAAGRCSRSFHRPAGVGRQKEAHSSKAPLVEDHDSQTRDERSKPLSSDAGGRTHGFGHAPSCESLKSHRSKGILYDFRGGQEHQRRGRTYQEKAEEVEISCQSLKSDQSMFRPFDFKGGQASPGERKDQLLSDDLCLHFVQQHRADLDSTLQLLEVIAMILLKKELKRVQRFFGPDEPKYQDDEKEQFKCEEEKMKGNREAFLKIFMNILRTIKEEELADVLWSRSLAAECGGRLKRRLKEQFHSVSEGVAKAGNSAPLNQIYTELYITEGGTDQVNQEHEVQQIEAATRNQTRAGTTIRPEDLFKASPDTDQPIRSLLTKGVAGIGKTLLTQKLTLDWAEDKAHQNFQLVFPFTFRELNLLKEKKLSLMELVHRFFPETKDSGLNDFEGVQVLFILDGLDECRLPLDFNSRVLTEATESTSVDVLLTNLIRGKLLPSAQLWITTRPAAANQIPPECVDMVTEVRGFTDLQKKEYFRKRFRDEEHTTIISHIRSSRSLYIMCHIPIFCWITARVLEDMLKSRETVELPITLTEMYIHFLVVQAKVKKLKYHGGTGTDTVWDPESRKMIESLGKLAFEQLQRGNLIFYESDLTECGIDITAAAVYSGVFTQIFREERGLYQDKVFCFAHLSLQEFLAALHVHLKFINSGVNLLDLEQTIILSKVFGDKRHMRQFYQRAINEAVESPNGHLDLFLRFLLGLSLQTSQRLLPGLLTQTGSSSWTHQDTAELVKKKISENVSPDRIINLFHCLSEVKDTSLVEEVHQQLRSGALSTGQLSPAQWSTLAFILLSSEGDLDVFDLKKYSGSEEVLERLLAVVQASKEVLLKACHLSGRSGSLLSSVLSSPSACLTQLDLSENILKDPGVELLTAGLKSPHCHLQTLRLSGCHLSERSGSLLSSVLSSPSSSLTQLDLTRNKLKDSGVELLCAGLKSPHCHLQTLSLRGCFLSERSGSLLSSVLSSPSSRLTQLDLSYNFNLKDPGVELLSAGLKSPHCHLETLSLSWCSISEGGCATLASALTSNPSHLRELDLSYNHPGGAGLELLSAGLESPDWRLETLRLDGGRSEMSEISSDDVTTCECSELPQVCLLTRTITTGRELRCSRFLHRVSSRSWQSRCSEIHNGWRYSLLIQGTVSGCCLRISFIAQLFKSALSQPCFHRL; translated from the exons ATGGAAGTCAGTGAAAACACCGTTCCATCCCGGTGGGTTTCTAAGATGGCGGCCGCCGGAAGGTGTTCTCGAAGCTTCCACCGCCCCGCTG GTGTGGGCAGACAGAAGGAAGCTCATTCCTCTAAAGCCCCTCTAGTTGAGGACCATGACAGCCAGACCAGAGATGAGAG ATCAAAGCCACTCTCATCAGATGCTGGTGGAAGAACACATGGATTTGGACATGCTCCCAGCTGTGAGTCTCTGAAGAGTCATCGGTCTAAGGGCATACTTTATGACTTCAGAGGAGgtcaggagcatcagaggaggGGCAG GACTTATCAAGAGAAGGCAGAAGAGGTGGAAATCAGTTGtcagtctctgaagagtgaccaGTCGATGTTTCGTCCTTTTGATTTCAAGGGTGGACAAGCGTCTCCAGGAGAGAG AAAGGATCAGCTGCTCTCAGATGATCTCTGCCTCCACTTTGTCCAGCAGCATCGGGCAGATCTGGACTCCACGCTTCAG TTGCTTGAGGTGATTGCCATGATCCTGCTGAAGAAAGAACTGAAGAGAGTCCAAAGGTTCTTCGGTCCAGATGAGCCGAAGTACCAGGATGATGAGAAAGAGCAGTTTaagtgtgaagaagagaaaatgaaGGGCAACAGAGAAGCTTTCTTGAAGATCTTCATGAACATCCTGAGGACTAtaaaggaggaggagcttgctgATGTTCTAtggagca GAAGTCTTGCTGCAGAGTGTGGaggacgactgaagaggaggctgaaggagcagttccacagtgtgtctgagggggtggctaaagcaggaaactctgcccctctcaatcagatctacacagagctctacatcactgaggggggcacagaccaggtcaaccaggagcacgaggtccaacagatcgaagcagcaaccaggaaccagaccagagcaggaactaccatcagaccagaagacctctttaaagcctcgcCTGACACAGACcaaccaatcaggagcctgctgacgaagggcgtggctggcattgggaagaccctcctgacacagaagctgactctggactgggctgaagacaaagcccaccagaacttccagctggtgtttcctttcaccttcagagagctgaacctgctgaaagagaagaagttgagtttgatggaacttgttcatcgcttctttcctgaaaccaaagactcaggactcaacgattttgaaggagtccaggttctgttcatcttggacggtctggacgagtgtcgactccctctggacttcaacagtcgggtcctgacagaagctacagagtccacctcagtagacgtcctgctgaccaacctcatcagggggaagctgcttccctcagctcagctctggatcaccacacgacctgcagcagccaatcagatccctcctgagtgtgtggacatggtgacagaggtcagagggttcactgacctccagaagaaggagtacttcaggaagaggttcagagatgaggagcataccaccatcatctctcacatcaggagctcacgaagcctctacatcatgtgtcacatccccatcttctgctggatcactgccagggttctggaggacatgttgaagagcagagagaccgtaGAGCTGCCCAtaaccctgactgagatgtacatccacttcctggtggttcaggccaaagtcaagaagctcaagtaccatggaggaactgggacagacacagtttgggatcctgagagtaggaagatgattgagtctctgggaaaactggcttttgagcagctgcagagaggaaacttgatcttctatgaatcagacctcacagagtgtggcatcgacatcacagctgctgcagtttactcaggagtcttcacacagatcttcagagaggagagaggactgtaccaggacaaggtcttctgcttcgcccacctgagtctccaggagtttctggctgctcttcatgtccacctgaagttcatcaactctggagtcaatcTGCTCGATTTAGAACAAACTATTATCCTGTCAAAAGTCTTTGGAGACAAACGTCACATGAGACAGTTCTACCAGAGGGCAATcaatgaagctgtagaaagtccaaatggacatctggacttgttcctgcgtttccttctgggtctttctctgcagaccagccagaggctccttccaggtttgttgacacagacaggaagtagctcctggacccatcaggacaCGGCAGAGCTTGtcaagaagaagataagtgagAATGTGTCTCCAGACAGAATCATCAATctcttccactgtctgagtgaagtgaaggacacttctctagtggaggAGGTCCATCAGCAGCTGCGATCAGGAGCTCTCTCCACAGgtcaactgtctcctgctcagtggtccaccctggccttcatcttactgtcctcagagggaGATCTGGACGTTTTTGACTTGAAGAAATACTCTGGTTCAGAGGAggttcttgagaggctgctggctgtggtccaagcttcaaaaGAAGTTCT actgaaaGCCTGTCACCTCTCAGGGAGAAgcggttcccttctgtcctcagtcctcagctctccgtctgcttgtctgacacaactggacctgagtgagaacatcctgaaggatccaggagtggagctgctgactGCTGGattgaagagtccacactgtcacctgcagACTCTCAG GCTGAGTGGGTgtcatctgtcagagagaagtggttcccttctgtcctcagtcctcagctctccgtcttctagtctgacacaactggacctgaccCGCAACAAGCTGAAGGattcaggagtggagctgctgtgtgctggactgaagagtccacactgtcaccttcagactctcag cctgagagggtgtttcctgtcagagagaagcggttcccttctgtcctcagtcctcagctctccgtcctctcgtctgacacaactggacctgagttaCAACTTcaacctgaaggatccaggagtggagctgctgtctgctggactgaagagtccacactgtcacctggagactctcag TCTGTCATGGTGTAGCATCTCAGAGGGAGGCTGTGCtactctggcctcagctctgacctctaacccctcccatctgagagagctggacctgagctacaaccatccaggaggagcaggactggagctgctgtctgctggactggagagtccagactggaggctggagactctcag GCTTGATGGAGGTAGATCAGAGATGTCTGAGATCTCAAGTGATGATGT GACGACCTGTGAGTGCTCTGAACTGCCGCAGGTTTGTCTGCTGACGAGAACGATAACAACCGGGCGGGAGCTTCGCTGCAGCAGGTTCCTCCACAGAGTGAGCAGCAGGTCCTGGCAGTCTCGCTGCTCAGAGATCCACAATGG atggcgctattCCCTCTTAATTCAAGGCACGGTCTCTGGATGCTGcctcagaatcagctttattgcacag CTTTTCAAATCTGCGCTCTCTCAACCTTGTTTCCACAGACTGTAG